The following are encoded together in the Ovis canadensis isolate MfBH-ARS-UI-01 breed Bighorn chromosome 2, ARS-UI_OviCan_v2, whole genome shotgun sequence genome:
- the CPLANE2 gene encoding ciliogenesis and planar polarity effector 2 isoform X1 has protein sequence MARPAAPGSVIVPDWHESAQGKEYLACVLRKSRRRVFGLLERPVFPPPVAIDTASYKIFVSGKSGVGKTALVAKLAGLEVPVVHHETTGIQTTVVFWPAKLQASDRVVMFRFEFWDCGESALKKFEHMLPACKENADAFLFLFSFTDRASFEDLPGQLARVAGEAPGVVKMVIGSKFDQYVHTDVPERDLAAFRQAWPLPLLRVKSVPGRRLADGRTLDGRAGLADVAHVLNGLAEQLWHQDQGPRAQVSPPAPPAASPGDGSGCLSWAPDLQRLQPGAGLGTEPHEWD, from the exons ATGGCCAGGCCGGCCGCCCCGGGCTCGGTGATTGTCCCAGACTGGCACGAGAGCGCCCAGGGCAAGGAGTACCTGGCCTGCGTCCTGCGCAAGAGCCGCCGGCGGGTGTTTG GGCTGCTCGAGCGGCCGGTGTTTCCCCCGCCTGTGGCCATCGACACTGCCAGCTACAAGATCTTCGTGTCTGGGAAGAGTGGCGTGGGCAAGACAGCACTGGTGGCCAAGCTGGCTGGCCTGGAGGTGCCCGTGGTGCACCACGAGACCACTG GCATCCAGACCACCGTGGTGTTTTGGCCCGCCAAGCTGCAGGCCAGCGACCGCGTCGTCATGTTCCGCTTCGAGTTCTGGGACTGCGGGGAGTCTGCGCTCAAAAAGTTCGAGCACATGCTGCCG GCTTGCAAGGAGAACGCAGACgcgttcctcttcctcttctccttcactGACCGGGCCTCCTTTGAAGACCTCCCTGGACAGCTGGCGCGAGTAGCCGGCGAGGCCCCTGGAGTGGTCAAGATGGTCATCGGCTCCAA ATTCGACCAGTACGTGCACACGGACGTGCCCGAGCGGGACCTCGCGGCCTTCCGGCAGGCCTGGCCGCTGCCCCTGCTGCGGGTGAAGAGTGTGCCGGGGCGGCGGCTGGCGGACGGACGCACGCTGGACGGCCGGGCCGGGCTGGCCGACGTCGCCCACGTGCTCAACGGCCTGGCGGAGCAGCTGTGGCACCAGGACCAG GGCCCGAGGGCGCAAGTGTCTCCGCCCGCCCCGCCGGCAGCGTCTCCGGGTGACGGCAGCGGGTGCCTCAGCTGGGCCCCGGATCTCCAGCGCCTCCAGCCAGGAGCCGGGCTTGG GACGGAGCCTCAcgaatgggattag
- the CPLANE2 gene encoding ciliogenesis and planar polarity effector 2 isoform X2 — MARPAAPGSVIVPDWHESAQGKEYLACVLRKSRRRVFGLLERPVFPPPVAIDTASYKIFVSGKSGVGKTALVAKLAGLEVPVVHHETTGIQTTVVFWPAKLQASDRVVMFRFEFWDCGESALKKFEHMLPACKENADAFLFLFSFTDRASFEDLPGQLARVAGEAPGVVKMVIGSKFDQYVHTDVPERDLAAFRQAWPLPLLRVKSVPGRRLADGRTLDGRAGLADVAHVLNGLAEQLWHQDQDGASRMGLVLL; from the exons ATGGCCAGGCCGGCCGCCCCGGGCTCGGTGATTGTCCCAGACTGGCACGAGAGCGCCCAGGGCAAGGAGTACCTGGCCTGCGTCCTGCGCAAGAGCCGCCGGCGGGTGTTTG GGCTGCTCGAGCGGCCGGTGTTTCCCCCGCCTGTGGCCATCGACACTGCCAGCTACAAGATCTTCGTGTCTGGGAAGAGTGGCGTGGGCAAGACAGCACTGGTGGCCAAGCTGGCTGGCCTGGAGGTGCCCGTGGTGCACCACGAGACCACTG GCATCCAGACCACCGTGGTGTTTTGGCCCGCCAAGCTGCAGGCCAGCGACCGCGTCGTCATGTTCCGCTTCGAGTTCTGGGACTGCGGGGAGTCTGCGCTCAAAAAGTTCGAGCACATGCTGCCG GCTTGCAAGGAGAACGCAGACgcgttcctcttcctcttctccttcactGACCGGGCCTCCTTTGAAGACCTCCCTGGACAGCTGGCGCGAGTAGCCGGCGAGGCCCCTGGAGTGGTCAAGATGGTCATCGGCTCCAA ATTCGACCAGTACGTGCACACGGACGTGCCCGAGCGGGACCTCGCGGCCTTCCGGCAGGCCTGGCCGCTGCCCCTGCTGCGGGTGAAGAGTGTGCCGGGGCGGCGGCTGGCGGACGGACGCACGCTGGACGGCCGGGCCGGGCTGGCCGACGTCGCCCACGTGCTCAACGGCCTGGCGGAGCAGCTGTGGCACCAGGACCAG GACGGAGCCTCAcgaatgggattagtgctcttatGA
- the LOC138434462 gene encoding uncharacterized protein isoform X3, with protein MLAPQGAQSSGAQRAPSEQLAVYAVERSLREWWSWERWARAGSPLVVESLPAPLRTPSRTQTSLQSDSGACARATSAAARARQPRRRVPILFRALWGHQERILELPCRLELSGTFLPLGLSDLLGTRCLVQSSTLDSCCTHPGSLGMVAQMGRREDTRAAGVPSPYAHSVRLCHMEYFQGLPHGQVGLFVHLELCS; from the exons ATGCTGGCCCCTCAAGGAGCGCAGTCCAGTGGAGCACAGCGCGCGCCGAGCGAGCAGCTGGCGGTCTATGCAGTGGAACGGAGCCTGCGCGAGTGGTGGAGTTGGGAGCGGTGGGCCAGGGCGGGGTCCCCTCTGGTAGTGGAGTCCCTGCCGGCGCCCCTCAGGACCCCCAGCCGGACCCAGACGAGTCTGCAGAGCGACAGCGGTGCCTGCGCCCGAGCCACCTCAGCAGCAGCGCGTGCCCGTCAGCCCCGCCGGCGCGTGCCCATCCTGTTCCGCGCTCTCTGG GGGCATCAGGAGAGAATTCTGGAACTTCCCTGCAGGCTGGAACTTTCTGGAACTTtcctccctctgggcctcagcGATTTGCTGGGTACCAGGTGCCTGGTACAGAGCTCAACCCTCGACAGTTGCTGTACTCATCCTGGGTCGCTGGGGATGGTGGCGCAGATGGGGAGAAG GGAGGACACCCGTGCTGCCGGGGTCCCTTCCCCATATGCCCACTCTGTGAGATTGTGCCACATGGAATATTTCCAAGGTCTGCCCCATGGCCAAG TGGGGCTCTTTGTCCATCTGGAACTGTGTTCTTAG
- the LOC138434462 gene encoding uncharacterized protein isoform X2 — MLAPQGAQSSGAQRAPSEQLAVYAVERSLREWWSWERWARAGSPLVVESLPAPLRTPSRTQTSLQSDSGACARATSAAARARQPRRRVPILFRALWGHQERILELPCRLELSGTFLPLGLSDLLGTRCLVQSSTLDSCCTHPGSLGMVAQMGRSFLHSCAAARCPAGHPGLQLSPSRHGTNGGHPCCRGPFPICPLCEIVPHGIFPRSAPWPSGALCPSGTVFLALPAFLGHGFPGALEAQKHHTARPAPGDCSDFQGDEMTPSSALQARKSAPCCTQRPQAMLGTAPTLESKDTKLALPDSLPGSLFCPPLTSGGCKGW; from the exons ATGCTGGCCCCTCAAGGAGCGCAGTCCAGTGGAGCACAGCGCGCGCCGAGCGAGCAGCTGGCGGTCTATGCAGTGGAACGGAGCCTGCGCGAGTGGTGGAGTTGGGAGCGGTGGGCCAGGGCGGGGTCCCCTCTGGTAGTGGAGTCCCTGCCGGCGCCCCTCAGGACCCCCAGCCGGACCCAGACGAGTCTGCAGAGCGACAGCGGTGCCTGCGCCCGAGCCACCTCAGCAGCAGCGCGTGCCCGTCAGCCCCGCCGGCGCGTGCCCATCCTGTTCCGCGCTCTCTGG GGGCATCAGGAGAGAATTCTGGAACTTCCCTGCAGGCTGGAACTTTCTGGAACTTtcctccctctgggcctcagcGATTTGCTGGGTACCAGGTGCCTGGTACAGAGCTCAACCCTCGACAGTTGCTGTACTCATCCTGGGTCGCTGGGGATGGTGGCGCAGATGGGGAGAAG CTTCCTGCACAGCTGCGCTGCTGCCCGCTGTCCTGCTGGGCACCCTGGTCTTCAGCTCTCGCCTAGTCGCCACGGTACCAAT GGAGGACACCCGTGCTGCCGGGGTCCCTTCCCCATATGCCCACTCTGTGAGATTGTGCCACATGGAATATTTCCAAGGTCTGCCCCATGGCCAAG TGGGGCTCTTTGTCCATCTGGAACTGTGTTCTTAGCACTTCCTGCCTTTCTGGGCCATGGCTTTCCTGGTGCACTGGAAGCGCAAAAGCACCACACTGCCCGCCCTGCCCCGGGAGACTGCAGTGACTTCCAGGGAGACGAGATGACGCCCAGCTCCGCCCTGCAGGCCCGGAAGTCTGCTCCCTGCTGCACTCAGAGGCCACAAGCCATGCTGGGAACAGCTCCGACTTTGGAGTCAAAGGATACAAAGCTGGCTCTTCCCGACAGTTTGCCTGGGTCACTTTTCTGCCCTCCCCTGACATCAGGAGGATGTAAGGGTTGGTAA
- the LOC138434462 gene encoding uncharacterized protein isoform X4, which translates to MLAPQGAQSSGAQRAPSEQLAVYAVERSLREWWSWERWARAGSPLVVESLPAPLRTPSRTQTSLQSDSGACARATSAAARARQPRRRVPILFRALWGHQERILELPCRLELSGTFLPLGLSDLLGTRCLVQSSTLDSCCTHPGSLGMVAQMGRSFLHSCAAARCPAGHPGLQLSPSRHGRTPVLPGSLPHMPTL; encoded by the exons ATGCTGGCCCCTCAAGGAGCGCAGTCCAGTGGAGCACAGCGCGCGCCGAGCGAGCAGCTGGCGGTCTATGCAGTGGAACGGAGCCTGCGCGAGTGGTGGAGTTGGGAGCGGTGGGCCAGGGCGGGGTCCCCTCTGGTAGTGGAGTCCCTGCCGGCGCCCCTCAGGACCCCCAGCCGGACCCAGACGAGTCTGCAGAGCGACAGCGGTGCCTGCGCCCGAGCCACCTCAGCAGCAGCGCGTGCCCGTCAGCCCCGCCGGCGCGTGCCCATCCTGTTCCGCGCTCTCTGG GGGCATCAGGAGAGAATTCTGGAACTTCCCTGCAGGCTGGAACTTTCTGGAACTTtcctccctctgggcctcagcGATTTGCTGGGTACCAGGTGCCTGGTACAGAGCTCAACCCTCGACAGTTGCTGTACTCATCCTGGGTCGCTGGGGATGGTGGCGCAGATGGGGAGAAG CTTCCTGCACAGCTGCGCTGCTGCCCGCTGTCCTGCTGGGCACCCTGGTCTTCAGCTCTCGCCTAGTCGCCACG GGAGGACACCCGTGCTGCCGGGGTCCCTTCCCCATATGCCCACTCTGTGA
- the LOC138434462 gene encoding uncharacterized protein isoform X1 — protein MLAPQGAQSSGAQRAPSEQLAVYAVERSLREWWSWERWARAGSPLVVESLPAPLRTPSRTQTSLQSDSGACARATSAAARARQPRRRVPILFRALWVRRRAALGWREAAAPSSESTAWGGSTWDHEGAELMAELFLAGGRDPGRGGHCLSAGPGSLYCCPPTAQCGTNSAFFRCRGIRREFWNFPAGWNFLELSSLWASAICWVPGAWYRAQPSTVAVLILGRWGWWRRWGEASCTAALLPAVLLGTLVFSSRLVATGGHPCCRGPFPICPLCEIVPHGIFPRSAPWPSGALCPSGTVFLALPAFLGHGFPGALEAQKHHTARPAPGDCSDFQGDEMTPSSALQARKSAPCCTQRPQAMLGTAPTLESKDTKLALPDSLPGSLFCPPLTSGGCKGW, from the exons ATGCTGGCCCCTCAAGGAGCGCAGTCCAGTGGAGCACAGCGCGCGCCGAGCGAGCAGCTGGCGGTCTATGCAGTGGAACGGAGCCTGCGCGAGTGGTGGAGTTGGGAGCGGTGGGCCAGGGCGGGGTCCCCTCTGGTAGTGGAGTCCCTGCCGGCGCCCCTCAGGACCCCCAGCCGGACCCAGACGAGTCTGCAGAGCGACAGCGGTGCCTGCGCCCGAGCCACCTCAGCAGCAGCGCGTGCCCGTCAGCCCCGCCGGCGCGTGCCCATCCTGTTCCGCGCTCTCTGGGTGCGCAGGCGGGCGGCCCTGGGTTGGCGGGAGGCAGCGGCACCAAGTAGTGAGTCAACTGCCTGGGGAGGGTCCACCTGGGACCATGAGGGGGCGGAGTTGATGGCAGAATTGTTTCTGGCAGGTGGCAGAGATCCTGGCAGAGGTGGGCACTGCCTGTCTGCGGGCCCAGGCAGTTTGTACTGCTGCCCACCCACTGCGCAATGTGGCACAAACTCAGCTTTCTTCCGCTGCAGGGGCATCAGGAGAGAATTCTGGAACTTCCCTGCAGGCTGGAACTTTCTGGAACTTtcctccctctgggcctcagcGATTTGCTGGGTACCAGGTGCCTGGTACAGAGCTCAACCCTCGACAGTTGCTGTACTCATCCTGGGTCGCTGGGGATGGTGGCGCAGATGGGGAGAAG CTTCCTGCACAGCTGCGCTGCTGCCCGCTGTCCTGCTGGGCACCCTGGTCTTCAGCTCTCGCCTAGTCGCCACG GGAGGACACCCGTGCTGCCGGGGTCCCTTCCCCATATGCCCACTCTGTGAGATTGTGCCACATGGAATATTTCCAAGGTCTGCCCCATGGCCAAG TGGGGCTCTTTGTCCATCTGGAACTGTGTTCTTAGCACTTCCTGCCTTTCTGGGCCATGGCTTTCCTGGTGCACTGGAAGCGCAAAAGCACCACACTGCCCGCCCTGCCCCGGGAGACTGCAGTGACTTCCAGGGAGACGAGATGACGCCCAGCTCCGCCCTGCAGGCCCGGAAGTCTGCTCCCTGCTGCACTCAGAGGCCACAAGCCATGCTGGGAACAGCTCCGACTTTGGAGTCAAAGGATACAAAGCTGGCTCTTCCCGACAGTTTGCCTGGGTCACTTTTCTGCCCTCCCCTGACATCAGGAGGATGTAAGGGTTGGTAA